ACGCCTCTGTCGGTTCTCTCGTCATATTCTAAGGTCATATCAATAATCAACGTGTCCATATTTCCCACGATTATTGAATTTACCGGATgtcacagttttttttattttattcatccTGATATCAAGTCGAATCTCCAAATTAATGAATACCCTACGTACAACAACAAGCCAGCGCACCGGTCGAAAATAGAGCAGAATTTAATCCTATCTGGTCATGAACAAGAAGCACAGCGCATGTTGTAATGTTCGTACTGCTGTGAGCGTTATGCCACAAGGCCCCTGTGTTATGATGCTCAGCTAGAGAGGTCCTGAACGTCCAGCTGTGACGCACTGGCCACTGGCTGCTGTTCTCTGGCTCGCTGAAGGGAGCTGTCCTTGGTTCTGATTTAAAAGTGGCGGTAGATTCATTTCCACCCTGTAATCATTCCCCCCTTTGTTGAATCCAAGTTgtatcaggctgtatcacaccagGCTGTATCATTGGatgccctcccttcctctccacaGAAACTaaacatatatatacagtggggagaacaagtatttgatacactgccgattttgcaggttttcctacttacaaagcatgtagaggtctgtcatttttatcagaggtacacttcaactgttagagacggaatctaaaataaaaatccagaaaatcacattgtatgatttttaagtactTAATTAGCagtttattgcatgacataagtatttgatacatcagaaaagcagaacttaatatttggtacagaaacctttgtttgcaattacagagatcatacgtttcctgtagttcttgaccaggtttgcacacactgcagcagggattaaaataacatcaaattgatcagaaatacaatgtagacattgttaatgttgtaaattgctattgtagctggaaacggcagattctttatggaatatctacattggcgtacagaggcacattatcagcaaccatcactcctgtgttccaatggcacgttgtgttagctaatccaagtttatcattttaaaaggctaattgatcattagaaaacctttttgcaattatgttagcactgcaataaaactggccttctttagactagttgagtatctggagcatcagcagttgtgggttcgattacagactcaaaatggccagaaacaaagactttcttctgaaattcatcattctattcttgttctgtgaaatgaaggttattccatgagagaaattgcccAGAAACTGAAAATCGCGTACAAAGCTGtgaactactcccttcacagaacagggcaaactggctctaaccagaatagaaagaggagtgggaggccccggtgcacaactgagcaagaggacaagtacattagagtgtttagtttgagaaacagacgcctcacaagtcctcaactggcagcttcattaaatagtacccgcaaaacaacaGTCTCAAAGTGAACATTGAAGAGGTGACTTCctttggctttttctttgcaactctgcctagaaggccagcatcctggagtcacctcttcattgttgacgttgagactggtggacttgtgaggcgtctgttcaAATGCACTACATTTGCCCAGAGCCCAATAGGCACTATATAGACAATAGGATACTATTTGGAAATCaagcatttttatttaacctaggCATactaaccatactgtacatgtaAGATCATCTCTCACACCCCAGTTCCATAACTCTCCATGTTTTATCCCCACAGCCACAGTCGAATCCCTTCACAAATACAATACCACCAGGATATTATCCAACCAATGTAGCAATGTGATGTGTTTGCCTCTGTCCACAGGTCTCAGTTGGCCACGAAGTACCTGGACCCGGCTTTCAcccctctgaccagagccctgaaCGAGATCATCCAGGAGAACACTTCCAAATGGTGCTATAACAGAACGGCTTTCACAGAACATAGGTGAAGTAGCCTATAGGATACACCTGGATGCTGTTCATTAGGGCACTaacgttgcaaaacgttttaacGCTATAACAGAACGGCTTTCACAGAGCAGAGGTGAAGTAGCCTATAGGATACACCTGGATGCTGTTCATTAGGGCACTaacgttgcaaaacgttttaacGCTATAACAGAACGGCTTTCACAGAGCAGAGGTGAAGTAGCCTATAGGATACAGCCGATTCCTATTCATTAAGCACTAACGTTGCAAATAATTTTACATCAGAAAATAGTGTTGTTATTAAGGTAGTGACCTTCCTTTTTCAAAACCTTTTGTGGGCCTAATGAACATGATCCACACCAGGCTCAGCGAAGCAGACTAACTTTAGACCAGGCTTGGTCTCTGGGGACAAACCTTAATATTAAAATGATAGAAGcagatttggttctgggtgccGAGATTAGACCAGGCAATAAGCTATGGAGTGTTAGGAGAGAGTGTTGTTTAGGAGTGTTAGGAGAGAGTGTTGTTTAGGAGTGTTAGGAGAGAGTGTTGTTTAGGAGTGTTAGGAGAGAATGTTGTTTAGGATTGGTTtaggagacagtgttgtttaggaGTGTTTTGGAGTAGTTTAAGTGGAATATTGTTTTGGTGTTTTTAGGAGTGGTTTAGGAGAGAATGTTGTTTAGGAGTTTTTAGGAATGGTTTAGGAGGGAATGTTGTTTAGGAGTGTTAGGAGAGAATGTTGTTTAGGAGTGGTTTAGGAGGGAATGTTGTTTAGGAGTGTTAGGAGAGAATGTTGTTTAGGTGTTTTTAGGAGTGGTTTAGGAGGAATGTTGTTTAGGAGTGTTTAGGAGTGGTTTAGGAGGAATGTTGTTTAGGAGTGTTAGGAGAGAATGTTGTTTAGGTGTTTTTAGGAGTGGTTTTAGGAGGGAATGTTGTTCAGGAGTTTTTAGGAGTGGTTTTAGGAGGGAATGTTGTTCAGGAGTTTTTAGGAGTGGTTTTAGGAGGGAATGTTGTTCAGGAGTTTTTAGGAATGGTTTAGGAGGGAATGTTGTTCAGGAGTTTTTAGGAGTGGTTTTAGGAGGGAATGTTGTTCAGGAGTTTTTAGGAGTGGTTTTAGGAGGGAATGTTGTTCAGGAGTTTTTAGGAGTGGTTTTAGGAGGGAATGTTGTTCAGGAGTTTTTAGGAGTGGTTTAGGAGGGAATGTTGTTCAGGAGTTTTTAGGAGTGGTTTTAGGAGGGAATGTTGTTCAGGAGTTTTTAGGAGTGGTTTAGGAGGGAATGTTGTTTAGGAGTTTTTAGGAATGGTTTAGGAGGGAATGTTGTTCAGGAGTTTTTAGGAATGGTTTAGGAGGGAATGTTGTTCAGGAGTTTTTAGGAATGGTTTTAGGAGGGAATGTTGCTAATGTATTATCTGCTGGTGtaaaaagtgctttataaatacatttgattgaatttgattgataTTACTGGATCGTAAGGAAAGTTAGCAAGATCACCAGGCATAAAAGTTTATTTTGGGGTTCCTAGTGTGCGAGGGGTGGGGTAGTGGGCCGCTACCACTGGTGGAGGATAATGCAGGCACAGACAACACGGACACttcttaaaggtgcaatatgcagaaatcgctccgccatttcctggttgctcatATTCTAATAGTTCGGCtactttcagtttatgtgacaatagagaatcattgtaccatctaaaccgctgtgaaatatattttccataaccaaaaatatagtattttcagctgtttaaagctggtgtacaaaaccgaaagtagaagatgcaaaaactaaacttaagaacgggaaacagagaaatagcgcacatagaaccgatctaccgcttcttagacttgctttcaatgaaaatGACAGTTCTATGAATCCAATCTCTATGTGAATGTGGTGCGTCAATGGGGACCTGGTTTGcgcatagtgggactatcatttgtttttcaacaggaaaattacccaaaacacacctccaggctgtgtaagggctatttcacaATCACCTAACCtcagcccaattgagatggtttgggatgagttggactgcagagtgaagggaaagcagccaacaagtgctcagcatatgtgggaactccttcaagactgttggaaaagcattcctcatgaagctgtttgagagaatgccaagagtgtgcaaagctgtcatcaaggcaaagggtggctactttgaagaatctcaaatataaaatatattttgatttgtttaacacttttttggttactccatgattccatatatgttaatTCATActgttgatatcttcactattatttatacaatgtagaaaatagtttaaaaaaatcagaaaaatccttgaatgagtagatgtgtttgaaacttttgactggtactgtatatatttcctgagctttcaaATATCTCCCATATGGGTCCTGATCAAAATAAGTACACTACATAGGACATAGGGTGCGATTTTGGATGCTACCTAACACTTCCCCCCCTGTCTTATCTCTCCATATCTTCCAGAAAAGAGATCTCTCAGCACATCGATGTCGCCCACAACTTCACCCTAATCCGAAGCAGAGTGCGCGTGGGTCAGCTGATGCACTATGACTACTCCAGCCACAAGTACGTGTTCTCCATCGGTGAGAACTTCAAGTCCCTGCTTCCCGAGGCCTCCCCCATCGTCAACAAGCACTACAATGTGTGTGCCGTGGTGGGGAACAGCGGCATCCTCACAGGGAGTCGCTGCGGCCCCGAGATCGAGAAGTTTGACTTTGTCTTCCGCTGCAACTTCGCTCCCACCGAGATCTTCCACCGGGACGTGGGGCGGAGGACCAACCTCACGACCTTTAACCCCAGCATCCTGGAGAAGTACTACAACAACCTGCTGACACTGCAGGACAGGAACAACTTCTTCCTGAGTCTGAAGAAGCTGGACAGGGCCATACTCTGGATCCCTGCCTTCTTCTTCCACACCTCGGCCACGGTGACCAGGACCCTGGTCGACTTCTTTGTGGAGCACAGAGGACAGCTGAAGGTTCAGCTAGCCTGGCCTGGCAACATCATGCAGTACATAAACCGGTAAGACTGGACACACCAgactggttggttgattgataaattgactgatttgttgattgattgattgattgattgattgattgattgattacgtTTATTGTCCTTCAAGAGGAAACTCTTCACAGATCACAAGTTACATATAAACACAAGTCACATTGAATCACAACTGGACACACCTAGCATAGCATTGGACGCACCTAGCATAGCACTGGACACACCTAGCATAGCACTGGACACACCTAGCATAACACTGGACACACCTAGCATAGCATTGGACGCACCTAGCATAGCACTGGACACACCTAGCATAGCACTGGACACACCTAGCATAACACTGGACACACCTAGCATAGCATTGGACGCACCTAGCATAACACTGGACGCACCTAGCATAGCACTGGACACACCTAGCATAACACTGGACACACCTAGCATAGTATTGGACACACCTAGCATAACACTGGACACACCTAGCATAACACTGGACACACCTAGCATAACACTGGACACACCTAGCATAGCACTGGACACACCTAGCATAACACTGGACACACCTAGCATAGTATTGGACACACCTAGCATAACACTGGACACACCTAGCATAACACTGGACACACCTTGCATAACACTGGACACACCTAGCATAGCACTGGACACACCTAGCATAACACTGGACACACCTAGCATAACACTGGACACACCTAGCATAGCACTGGACACACCTAGCATAACACTGGACACACCTAGCATAGTATTGGACACACCTAGCATAACACTGGACACACCTAGCATAACACTGGACACACCTTGCATAACGTTGGATACACTTAACATAGCATtgaaccagaggaggctggtgggtgaACAGGCTCAttttaatggctggaatagaataaatataatggtatcaaacacaacaAACCATGTTTGACTTCGTTCCATTTATtatattccagccattacaatgagcccgtcctcctatagcttctcccaccagcctcttcTGCATTGGACGAACATAACACAGCATCAGACACACCCAACATTGCATTGGGCACACTCAACATAGCATTTTGACTTTTGTATGTCCTTCTCAGAAATAGATTATGAAAATTTGAAGTCATTTTATTTCAACAATGTACAATCCATGCTTCTTACCATAACCTCTCCACCAGTAACTGACATGAAAATGTAGTAATACGCTAAGGAAAGAAgagctatcaaatcaaatcaaatgtatttatatagcccttcttacatcagctgatatctcaatgtgctgtatagaaacccagcctaaaaccccaaacagcaagtaatgcaggtgtagaagcacggtggctaggaaaaactccctagaaaggccaaaacctaggaagaaacctagagaggaaccaggctatgaggggtggccagtcctcttctggctgtgccgggtggagattataacagaacatggccaagatgttcaaatgttcataaatgaccagcatggtcaaataataatattcacagtggttgtagagggtgcaacaagtcagcacctcaagagtaaatgtcagttggcttttcatagccgatcattgagagtatctctaccgctcctgctgtctctagagagttgaaaacagcaggtctgggacaggtagcacgtccggtgaacaggtcagggttccatagccgcaggcagaacagttgaaactggagcagcagcacggccaggtggactggggacagcaaggagtcatcatgccaggtagtcctgaggcatggtcctagggctcaggacctccgagagagagaaagaaagaaagaaagaaagaaggagagaattagagagagcatacttaaattcacacaggacaccggataagacaggagaaatactccagatataacagactgaccctagccccccgacacataaactactgcaccATAAATACTGgatgctgagacaggaggggtcaggagacactgtggccccatccgatgatacccccggacagggccaaacaggcaggatataaccctatCATTGACCAATACTATGTATATATTAAAATATCGCGGCTAGCTGTGTAGCTAGGTCTTCTCCTCTAACTCTACATGGATCAGCAGCGTATTGAGCTTCCCACCTCATTTTCCAAAGCTTTTAAAACACGGAAGCTAAATGCGGAAACTATGGATACAACTTCCTCTGTGCTCCTGCATTATCGTAATTCATATATGCGCGCCACTAGAAATCCTTGCGTTAGAGTGTTTCTGTTAGCTTGTACATCCTGAAAAAATACACCACATTACTGGCCTGTTAATGTGCCTGGACCTTGTAGGTTAAACTGCAGAGAAAAAAAACCCATAACTGATCAAAATGGTTGCCCTGATCAAGCAGGCTAGATGCAGTTATTCCTAAATAAATATGCATTCAAAATGCCAGGCTTTTGAATGGTTATTCAAATGGAAGACTAttcactgcagtttacagccAATTCATGGattttaaatcaaattgtatttgcacatgcaccgaatacaacaggtgtagtagaccttacagtgaaatgctgttatttatttatttaacttttatttaactagacaagtcagttaagaacaaattcttattgacaataacagcctaccccggccaaacccgggcaacgctgggccaattgtggctaaaatactaaaataaactggagtaaaaaaaatatatacatatatatttttgttgaaaaataacaaatgattaaggagcaacaataaaataacagtagcgaggctatatacagggagtactggtacagagtcaatgtgcggggtcaaAAGTTagccgaggtaattgaggtaatatgtacactaccgttcaaaagtttggggtcacttagaaatgtccttgtttttgaaagaaaagcacatttgttgtccattaaaataacgtcaaattgatcagaaatacaatgcagacattgttaatgttgtaaatgactattgtagctggaaacggctgatattttatggaatatctacataggcgtagaggcccattatcagcaaccatcactcctgtgttccaatggcacgttgtgttagctaatccaagtttatcattttcttctgaaactcgtcagtctattcttgttctgagaaatgaaggctattccatgagagaaattgccaagaaactgaagatctcgtataacgctgtgtactactcccttcacagaacagcacaaactgtctctaaccagaatagaatgaggagtgggaggccccggtgcacaactgagcaagagaacaagtacgttagagtgtctagtttgagaaacagacacctcacaagtcctcaactggcagcttcattaaataatacccgcaaaacaccagtctcagcgtgaacagcgaagaggcgactccgggacgctggccttctaggcagagttcctctgtccagtgtctgtgttctttagtccatcttaatcttttatttttattgtccagtctgagatatggctttttctttgcaactctgcctagtccacaatcatctcctttgtcttgatcaagttgagggagaggttgttgtcctggcaccacacagcaaggtctctgacctcctccctataggctgtctcatcgttgtcggtgatcaagcctaccactgttgtgtcattggtaaatgtaatgatggtgttggagtcgtgcagtcatgcgtgaacagggagaacaggagaggactgaggatgtacccctgaggggcccccgtgttgaggatcagcatagcagatgtgttgtttttgtttaatttaacctttatttaactaggcaagtcagttaagaacaaattcttatttacaatgacagcctaccggggaacagtgggttaactgccttgttcaggggcagaacaacagatttttaccttttcagctcagggattcgatccagcaacctttcggttactggcccaatgctctaaccactaggttacatgCCGACCCCATTattacctacctttaccaccttgGGGTggcccgccaggaagtccaggatccagttgccgagggaggtgtttagtcccaaggtccttagcttggtgatgagctttgagggcactatggtgttgaacgctgagctgtagtcaatgaataacattctcacgtagtcttccttttgtccaggtgggaaagagcagtgtggagtgcaatagacattgcatcatctgtggatctg
The DNA window shown above is from Salmo salar chromosome ssa13, Ssal_v3.1, whole genome shotgun sequence and carries:
- the LOC106568531 gene encoding sia-alpha-2,3-Gal-beta-1,4-GlcNAc-R:alpha 2,8-sialyltransferase, which codes for MVRIASVLGLVMLSVALLILSLISYVSIKKDFLFTSPKYANSGGSRMYMFHSGFRSQLATKYLDPAFTPLTRALNEIIQENTSKWCYNRTAFTEHRKEISQHIDVAHNFTLIRSRVRVGQLMHYDYSSHKYVFSIGENFKSLLPEASPIVNKHYNVCAVVGNSGILTGSRCGPEIEKFDFVFRCNFAPTEIFHRDVGRRTNLTTFNPSILEKYYNNLLTLQDRNNFFLSLKKLDRAILWIPAFFFHTSATVTRTLVDFFVEHRGQLKVQLAWPGNIMQYINRYWKTKQLSPKRLSTGILMYTLASSMCEEIHLYGFWPFGWDPNTGKELPYHYYDKKGTKFTTKWQESHQLPAEFKLLYRMHTEGLIKLTLSHCA